The uncultured Paludibaculum sp. sequence ACCTGGGGCAGCACCGCCGCCGTCAGGCCCGCAGCGGCAACAATGCCCGCCATCAAAGCGTGCTTACGCTGACGCGAGGGGCCCCGCCGAAATGCTGCCGAGAGTTCCTCGGCGAACTGCTTCGGCGTGGGCTGGCGCCGCCGGGCATCGAATGACAAAGCCCGGCAGATGACCTGATCCACGGCGTGTGGCAGATCCGGGCGCAACCTCGACAGCGGCACGACTTCGCCGGCTTTCTGCCGTTCATACATTCCGAATGGGGTTTCGGCCTCAAGGGGCAACCGGCCCGCAAGCATCTCGTAAGCCACAACGCCCAAGGCGTAAATATCGGTAGCGGTCGTGCTCTGGCCCATCAGTTGTTCAGGCGCGACGTAGTTGACGGTTCCAACGAACGTGACGGTGCGTGTGGCCTCGTCGGATCCGGAGTACTGAACCTTCGCGATTCCGAAGTCGATCAGCTTGACCAATTCGACGCCCCTGGCGGTACCCTGTAGCATCACGTTTTCGGGTTTGAGATCGCGGTGTAGGATGCCTGCCTGATGCGCGGCACAGAGTGCGTCCGCGATCTGCCCAATCACGTCTGCAACCCTTGATGCTGGCATTGGGCTCCCTAGATGAGACCTTAGTGTCGCCCCCTCAACATACTCCATGACGAGGAATACGCGGCCGGTTGCCGTGCCGACATCCAGGGCGCCAACGACTCCGGGATGCCGAATTCGAGCAAGCGCTTCGATCTCCTGCCGAAACCGGCTCAAGAGTCGGTCTTGCGATTCTCCACCGGGGTACGGGAACTTCAGAACGACAGGGCGCTGGTGTAGTGAACGGTCGTGGGCGAGATATACGATTCCACCACCGCCACTCCCGAGTTCGCGTACGATCTCGTAGCGGCCCGCTACAACTTTGCCCGGCGCCGTCGTCCGCTCGCTGGACACCGCGATTGCCTGCGCGGCCCGTTCCAGTAACTCGTCCGGAGTCCGGGTAACCGCTGCCAGGAAATCGGCCCCGGCCGACAGATATTCATGGACTAATCGGACTGCTTCCGCGACGACGTCCGAGGGGGCGCCGCTTTCTTGAATCCACGCCATGCGATCCTGTTCTGGAAGATCCACCGCCTGCTCAAAAAGTGACTTGACCCGTTCCCAGTGCGCAGGCGTCATCGTGATCGCATGCTCAATTCTCCGTGCAGCCAGGCACGGGCAACATTCCAGTCGCGCTTCACCGTCCTCGTGGAGACGCTGAGCAGAGAAGCCACCTCATCAACACTGAGGCCGCCAAAGTAGCGTAGTTCCACGACTCGGCACTGTCGCGCATCCATGCTGGCGAGCCGGTCCAGGGCGTCACTGAGCACTTCGACATCGATGCCGGCGGAGCCGGAAGCTGATACCAGTTCGGGGCCAGTCACGGTTAGGGCCCGCCGCTCCGCCCGCAATCGCCGGGCATGGTCCACCAGAATCCGGCGCATAAGTAGAGCCGCCACTCCGTAGAAATGACAGCGATTCTTCCACCGGATGGACGTCGACCGCACCAGCCGCAAGTAGGTCTCGTGAACAAGTGCGGTGGGCTCCAGGACATGTCCTATCCGCTCCCGAAGCATATAACTTCGCGCGAGTTCTCTGAGTTCCCTATAGACCAGAGGCACGAGTTCTGCCCACGAGTCCTCGCAATTCAGTCTGCCCAAAACTTCGGTAATGTCGCCGGGAGATGAATCAAAAGAATCAGCGGCCATATCCCAGTCTCCAGAAACAATTCCCTCATTGTGTCACAGACAGGGTAAATGGACTGTGCGAGTCGTCGCCCGTAGTGCGAATAGCTCAGAGGCGCCCACAGAATTACCCGCTTGGCATCGCCCGTTCATCGCTCTCCGTTTCAATCTCGGATCCTGGTGAGAGAAGGGATTCAAGCGTTGTTCGCTCGTGGGCAACAAGCTCGACATCACTCGTACTCAGATGGTCCATCGGGCTAACCTTTCCTGCAGATTCACGCTCGCCTGTGGCGCGTCCAAGCACTTCGAGATTGTGTGACCTTGCACTTCCGGTGGATCGTGGCATTTGGCAACAATTTCAATCGCAACTATGATGTGCATCTCACGGACGAAGAAATGGAACGCGGCATCAGCCACTGCCACCGCGGAGTTCATTTCTTCTGCAGAGAAGCAGTCGTCCTGACGTGCCACCCAAGGACGAAGCGAGCGGCACCACGCCTGCTACGCCGGTTCATCGGGGTCAGAGCCGCGAGTTGGTGGTTGGACCATATCGGTTTCTTGATCTCTCCTTGAGGGCCCCGGAGTCCGCAACACGCCGAGAATATAGTGGCGATATGGCCGAAATGCCCTGTCGGCTCCGCTGCCTGGTCCCACCATGACGGATGGAAGGATCTCGGTGGAAGCGGTGGCGTGTCGGGGCGGTGGGATGGTAGCGTTTTTGGCTGCGCTGTTGGGCGTCGGCACCGTGCCGATGATTGAGCGGTGTGCTGTCGGACATACGTAATTGCTTCGATGGTGAGAAGTTCCCCGAAGCCTGGCCGCGCTGTAGAGTTCCCGGCGCGCACGGTATCGATGGTGCACATCTCGACGCGGCGGGCCTTGCCGTCTGCGGCTGTCGGAAGCGTCGCGTGTGTCTCTGGCGGCCATTCTCGGCTCCGTCAGGGGCAACTCAGCAGCCCCGCTTGAACTACCAGAAAGCGCTTGTGTGAGAGTCTCAGATTTGATGGCTTGGCGTACCCTTAGCGCGCAGGTTGCGGTGCTGGGGCCGCGTGTCACACCGCCCAGCGGGGGATTAGGTGGAAGGACTCTCCGAGGCGCTGTTCTGGGTGGGTAGACGGGCGGTATGGGCAGGCGATCAACATGCCGATGCGACTGGGACGCTGCCGCCGCTGCGCGATTCTCTAGGCGCATCCGTGGGTCGGGTTGCGGTATATAGAGAGGGCAACGGGGCAGCCAAAGGCCTCACGTCAGATGAAAAAGACGCGAGTTGTGATGGACCGCCCCGACGGCCTATGTTCGACAAGGGGTTCTTTCGTCAGCAAGCTGAGATGTTGGGCCCTCCTTCTCACTAACAGGCATGCAATACTTCTCTAGCGCGTCAGCCTTGTACCTCACCTGCTTCCATTTGTGCCCGATTGAGGCGGGGTCGGATGAATACATTTCCTCATAGTGACTGCGACGATTCCGAGCCCCATGCCTACCATCCAGAAGCTGACCGGCTCCGGAGTTGCGGTCACGTCTCCGCTGTTAACCGGGTATAGGTAGCCAGCGTCGGACGTAATGCCAGGATCGTCGACTAGGTTGCCTTGCGCATCGTAGACCTGTACATTTGCAACGGTCGCCGTATTCAGGAAGTCGGCGAAAGCGGATCCATTTCCGTAATTGCCACTGCTGCTGGATTCATCGGTGCAGAGTATGCCATTGAAATACGAGCAGTAGAGACTAGCTTCGAAGCTCAACCGGTAATTCAGGCGGTGTTGCGAGAACGGCGCGGTCATGGTCACAGTGGTGGCTAAGGGGAAATCTTCCTGCGGATGGTTCGAAGCCTGCCAGACGCCGGTATTGCCGAACTGGGGGGACGCGAACCGCACGCCGACCAGAGAGTCGAAGAGCCTGAAGTCAGCGCTGCCCTCTATATCGAAGGTAAATGTGATGGTGCCGGTGGCGACGTTGGCAAGATCCAACCCGTCGGAAATT is a genomic window containing:
- a CDS encoding serine/threonine-protein kinase, which gives rise to MAWIQESGAPSDVVAEAVRLVHEYLSAGADFLAAVTRTPDELLERAAQAIAVSSERTTAPGKVVAGRYEIVRELGSGGGGIVYLAHDRSLHQRPVVLKFPYPGGESQDRLLSRFRQEIEALARIRHPGVVGALDVGTATGRVFLVMEYVEGATLRSHLGSPMPASRVADVIGQIADALCAAHQAGILHRDLKPENVMLQGTARGVELVKLIDFGIAKVQYSGSDEATRTVTFVGTVNYVAPEQLMGQSTTATDIYALGVVAYEMLAGRLPLEAETPFGMYERQKAGEVVPLSRLRPDLPHAVDQVICRALSFDARRRQPTPKQFAEELSAAFRRGPSRQRKHALMAGIVAAAGLTAAVLPQVGKQAERILCSGESNWPWCPAPTISTVAGGDAASLGHVYGIASDRNGTIYFSSTGRHQIYRFRIGDPSGATLVAGTGTMAFGGDGGDPRRAHFNNPVALAVDSAGDLYITDQNNARIRKISFREGTIRTIAGSGVRGYAGDGGAPQDAQLSSPMGLAFDSTGRLFIADYGNHRVRMVRFGANPIITTVVGSGIDGFDGDGGVPESSRLSGPTSVIFDGRDNLLIGDQHNNRIRRVVFGPTPSIRTIVGSGAAAFSGDGGHPLAAAMSGPVALAMDSAGNLYVTDSENHCVRKVTFEPESKMTTIAGDGLAGFRGDGGPSSSARLSLPTGATVGADGNLYIADCLNDRIRRVKLPAVVD
- a CDS encoding ECF-type sigma factor → MAADSFDSSPGDITEVLGRLNCEDSWAELVPLVYRELRELARSYMLRERIGHVLEPTALVHETYLRLVRSTSIRWKNRCHFYGVAALLMRRILVDHARRLRAERRALTVTGPELVSASGSAGIDVEVLSDALDRLASMDARQCRVVELRYFGGLSVDEVASLLSVSTRTVKRDWNVARAWLHGELSMRSR